The following are encoded together in the Halopiger aswanensis genome:
- a CDS encoding winged helix-turn-helix transcriptional regulator, with product MTSSDGVDDNKRATLRRFAALGAATPIAGAGFSESAAADAGESDARDAITGYLSTTPGAHFSKIRDDLQLGTGETQHHLRRLEEIDAIERYRDGDYKRFVTAGRFDEFEKQTLGYLRRDTPRGMLIELLLNPDATAGDLADALEVSAPTVSKYAGKLEEAGLLSRDDGYAVERPETVMMLVVRHADSFGDRARKLARNADQLLEYEG from the coding sequence ATGACATCGTCCGATGGGGTCGACGACAACAAACGAGCGACCCTCCGCCGGTTTGCCGCCCTCGGTGCCGCGACACCGATCGCCGGAGCCGGCTTCTCCGAATCCGCGGCCGCCGACGCGGGCGAGAGCGACGCCCGCGATGCGATCACCGGCTACCTCTCCACGACGCCCGGTGCGCACTTCTCGAAGATCCGGGACGACCTCCAACTCGGCACCGGCGAGACCCAACACCACCTGCGCCGCCTCGAGGAGATCGACGCGATCGAACGGTACCGCGACGGCGACTACAAGCGGTTCGTGACCGCCGGCCGGTTCGACGAGTTCGAGAAGCAGACGCTCGGCTACCTCCGGCGGGACACCCCGCGGGGCATGCTGATCGAACTCCTGTTGAACCCGGACGCGACCGCGGGCGACCTGGCCGACGCGCTCGAGGTCTCGGCGCCGACGGTCAGCAAGTACGCCGGGAAACTCGAGGAGGCGGGCCTGCTCTCCCGAGACGACGGCTACGCGGTCGAACGGCCGGAAACCGTCATGATGCTCGTCGTGCGCCACGCCGACTCCTTCGGCGATCGCGCGCGGAAACTGGCGCGGAACGCGGATCAGCTACTCGAGTACGAGGGCTGA
- a CDS encoding DUF7123 family protein, which produces MSSAMASDLTSKQQRILRYLRENAATKTYFKSRIIGKELGMTAKEVGSNITAIQDGDYDVEIEKWGYSSSTTWKVSV; this is translated from the coding sequence ATGAGCAGCGCAATGGCATCCGACCTCACGAGCAAACAACAACGAATTCTCCGCTACCTCCGGGAGAACGCGGCTACCAAGACCTACTTCAAATCCCGTATCATCGGGAAGGAGCTCGGGATGACCGCGAAGGAGGTGGGGTCGAACATCACCGCCATTCAGGACGGCGACTACGACGTCGAGATCGAAAAGTGGGGTTACTCCTCGAGTACGACCTGGAAGGTCAGCGTCTAA
- a CDS encoding HAD family hydrolase, with translation MTVPICFDMDGIILEGPRTAPQVYDDAADAALEELGAEPTPNQRRALRSQDIAAIREHCAELGLEPDQFWTLKERYASEGTHERLRSGARGLYDDIDAIRTLADRAGTTVGLVTNNRHETAEFVADFVDIPFDVVRGRDPTIDGFRRRKPGPYYLEDALARLDAAETDSVPADGTGDGTGAPRGLYVGDSPKDVVAGTKLGLETAFIRRPHNRDRERPADATYDLESLTALLDLEIVAERP, from the coding sequence ATGACGGTGCCGATTTGCTTCGACATGGACGGAATCATCCTCGAGGGGCCCCGGACCGCTCCGCAGGTGTACGACGACGCAGCCGACGCCGCGCTCGAGGAACTGGGCGCCGAGCCGACACCCAACCAGCGCCGCGCACTCAGGAGTCAGGACATCGCGGCGATCCGCGAACACTGCGCCGAACTCGGTCTCGAGCCGGATCAGTTTTGGACGCTAAAGGAACGGTACGCCTCCGAAGGGACCCACGAGCGGCTCCGTTCGGGCGCACGCGGCCTGTACGACGATATCGACGCCATCCGGACGCTCGCCGATCGGGCGGGGACGACGGTCGGACTCGTCACCAACAACCGCCACGAGACCGCCGAGTTCGTCGCCGACTTCGTCGATATTCCGTTCGACGTCGTTCGCGGCCGCGATCCCACCATCGACGGATTCCGGCGACGGAAGCCGGGCCCGTACTATCTCGAGGACGCGCTCGCGCGACTCGACGCCGCGGAGACCGATAGCGTTCCGGCGGACGGCACCGGCGACGGAACGGGAGCGCCGCGAGGACTCTACGTCGGCGACTCGCCGAAGGACGTCGTCGCCGGGACGAAACTCGGCCTCGAGACGGCCTTCATCCGCCGTCCGCACAACCGCGACCGCGAGCGTCCGGCGGACGCGACCTACGACCTCGAGTCGCTGACCGCTCTTCTCGATCTCGAGATCGTTGCGGAACGGCCGTGA